A genomic stretch from Anser cygnoides isolate HZ-2024a breed goose chromosome 30, Taihu_goose_T2T_genome, whole genome shotgun sequence includes:
- the LOC136787550 gene encoding olfactory receptor 14C36-like — MANSSSVSQFLLLAFADTRELQLLHFGLFLGIYLAALLGNGLILTAVACDHRLHTPMYFFLLNLALLDLGCISTTLPKAMANALWDTRAISYQGCAAQVFFFLFFISAEYYTLTVLSYDRYVAICKPLHYRSLVGSRACAQMAAAAWGSGFLYSVLHTATTFSLPLCQGNAVDQFFCEIPQILKLSCSDAYLREVGLTAITFCLGVGCFVFIVLSYVQIFRAVLRIPSEQGRHKAFSTCLPHLAVVSMTVSTAMFAYLKPPSISSPSLDLVVAVLYSVVPPTLNPLIYSMRNKELKDALRKIFL; from the coding sequence atggccaacagcagctctgtgagtcagttcctcctgctggcattcgcagacacgcgggagctgcagctcctgcacttcgggctcttcctgggcatctacctggctgccctcctgggcaacggcctcatcctcaccgccgtagcctgcgaccaccgcctccacacccccatgtacttcttcctcctcaacctcgccctcctcgacctgggctgcatctccaccactctccccaaagccatggccaatgccctctgggacaccagggccatctcctatcagggATGTGccgcacaggtctttttctttctcttcttcatatcagcagaatattatACTCTTACTGTCTTGTCCTATGACCgctatgttgccatctgcaagcccctgcactacagGAGCCttgtgggcagcagagcttgtgcccagatggcagcagctgcctggggcagtggctttctctattctgtcctgcacacggccactaccttttccctgcccctctgccaaggcaatgctgtggaccagttcttctgtgaaatcccccagatcctcaagctctcctgctcagacgcctacctcagggaagttgggcttACTGCAATCACCTTCTGTTTAggtgttggttgttttgttttcattgtgctgtcctatgtgcagatcttcagggctgtgctgaggatcccgtctgagcagggccggcacaaagccttctccacgtgcctccctcacctggccgtggtctctaTGACTGTTagcactgccatgtttgcctacctgaagcccccctccatttcttccccatccctggacctggtggtggcagttctgtactcggtggtgcctccaacactgaaccccctcatctacagcatgaggaacaaggagctcAAAGATGCactgaggaaaatatttctataa